ctctgattctgttcctgttctagttgtttacttagtttttgttttcattgtttctcttccttttatttttttaggtttatttgttgacagttgtgagtttattgtcattttactgttcatatttttgatctcccTTTTCTAAGATAAGTTTCTTTAACCTtgcatataataatggcttggtgatgatgaactctttaacttgaccttatctgggaagcactttatctgtcctgaCATTCTAAATAATACCTTTgctattcttggatgtaggtccctgcttttcatgacttggaatacttctttccatccttcttgcctgcaaggtctcctttgagaaatcagctgacagctttATGGGCACCcacttgtaggtaactctctcctttcctcttgctgcttttcagattatctctttgtctttaatctaggctaacttaatgatgatgtgctttggtgtgtttctctttgggtccaacttctttgagactctctgggctgcccggacttcctgaaagtctttttcctttgccagattggggaagttttccttcattatttgttcaaagaaattttcaatttttcactcttgctcttctccttctggcacccctataattcagatattggaacgtttcaggttgtcccagagatccctcagcctctcttcatttctttgaattcctatttcttcattctgttccagttagatgtttatttcttccttttcttccaaattgttgctttgagtcctggtttccttcctgtcactgctggttgcctgaatattttgctttatttcactttggatatctttcatttgttctttcatttttcaaccaagctcaatcagttctgtgagcattttcattaccagggctttaaattctccaccagataggttggctatatcctcttcacttagctctctttctgaggttccgctctgttctttcactttgtCCCTATTTTGTTGCCAGTGGTTCCTGATAAGTCGTAAAGGGGGCaaggccttaggtattcgcccATGAAGGGCAaacctccttgctgcactgcagTGCTgccggtgggggaggggccagagagggaacaatgcagctcccctgctcttCTCTGGCACACTTTTCAACGAACTCTGTAGTGTGAGATCGGGAGTttgtcccaccacagcaaccacTCTAGtacacagccacctctgagtctcagtttccccttaagtcagcccctcccacacagcctcCCACCTcgctgcagccagccctgcccccgtggtcCACTGCCTCAGTGCGGTTTCTCCCCTCTGCTTCCATACAgatctggttgttctgtttgtttctttaattctgtggttgctgcagttccatgcagtttggttttctggcaatTCTAGTGCTTTCTTGATTTTAGAtgggttgtttttctccttttcgttatgcaaggaagcgaagggtttctacctattcctccatcttggccagaactacTTCTGGTGAAGATTTTAATGAGAGGGAGCAGCATGCAACATGTCCTGGGATACCCACAGACAAAAGGAAGACAGTTTGGTGAGAGATATCTGTGGTCAGTGAGCAAATAGGACAAAGATGCCATTGCCATGTGGGGAGTGGTCATTTCAGTGGCTGCAACTTGGGTTGACAGATTCATAGGACATATTTTACTTTGGAGGGAAACATGTAGCACAGGGTGGGAGACTGATTCTGTGGGTCAATTCCTCAGCTGAAACACTGTTCCATTCCCAGAATTTCACCTAGAAAGAGTGCGTTTGCTTTGTTTGACATCTGTATGTCTCTGTAACTATGTTTTCTACATATTCCTATGGCCACGACTCCATTAAATCAAAGATACGTATGAACCTACTAACAAAAAGATTCAGGCTGTTTCCAATGTGCAATGTTACCTCTACCCAACTTTACTGTCTCTTCTTTCTACTTCATGGGGTTTATTTATTCACATGCTGGACACTCTCTAGGTATCTGTGTTGTACCGGGCTCATGGCTAATGCTACATTTCATAGACGAGTAAGACATGCACTTTCTCTGCCTACTCTCAAGGTtctcacaccagtgagagtgTGGAGGACACGGAAAAGTAAGTCAATAGTCACCATCCAGAGGGACACCTGCTGTGATGGGGAAGGCACATGGGCATGAGGGGCATGGACCTGAGTTTGTTGTAAGAGGAtaagtcagagaaggcttcctagaAGAAGTAGCATCTAAACTAACATTTCAAGTTTAGCTAGATGGATGAATGAGAGAGGGAAGACTATTTCAGCCCAAGAAATAAGATGGGCAGAGTCTTAGGATGGATTAATGTCATCAGGTCCACATGAATACCACAAGAATTATGCCAACAAACACCTCCAGCCCACCCCTGAAATGTGGGCATTAGGTTGATGCTtaaataataagttttaaaaaagaaacgctctcccattaaaaacaaatctttggtTTCCCATGGCACCAAGCACAACCACTTGCAAATATTCCACTGAACTACATGAAACCGCCACTTTTATAGTTCCCAAGTGGTTAAATGTTCGATATTTCGTATGATTCCACCTCATACAAGAAGATCAATATTAGCATGTTGCATAAGTGTCAGAGTTCACAATCCAGGGCTTGTCAACCTCATTCAATTATCCCCACTTTCTGCTTACAGATAAATGGGATGGGAAAACCTGACCAGCGTGTCTGAATTTTTCCTCCTGGGGCTCTCAGAGCAGGCAGAGCAACAGGAGCTCCTCTTTGGGCTGTTCCTCTCCATGTACCTGATCACAGTGGCAGGAAACCTCCTCATCATTCTGGCTGTCATCACTGACGCTCGACTCCACACACCTATGTACTTCTTCCTGGCCAACCTCTCCCTTAATGACACCGGTCTTGTGTCCACCATAGTCCCCAACATGCTGGCAAACATATGGATCCAAAATCAGGTCATCTCATATGCAGGGTGTCTATCacaactgtatttttttatactGTTTGGGACACTGGAGATATTACTCTTAGCAGTCATGTcctatgaccgctatgtggccataTGCCACCCACTCCATTACACCATGGTCATGAGCCCTGGGCTCTGTGTCCCCCTAGTGTCTGCATCCTGGATCATGAGTGCCTTCTACTCCCTCCTACACACACTGTTGACGAACAGCTTATCCTTCTGTGCAGAGCAAGAGATCCCacatttcttttgtgacatcAACCCCCTTCTGAGACTGTCCTGCACAGACCCCTTCATCAATGAGCTGGTGATCTTCAGCATCGGAGGTCTCACAGTCCTGGTGTGTTTGTTTTGCCTGATTATCTCTTACACATACATTTTCTCGACAATCCAGAAGATCCCCTCCACTCAGGGGAAGCAGAAAGCCCTTTCCACCTGCAGCTCTCATCTCTCTGTGGTCTCCCTATTCTTTGGGACTTCCTCTTGTGTTTACTTCAGTCCCCCCTCAACCCGCTCAGCACCAAATGGTGCAATTGCATCAGTGATATACACAGCAGTAACCCCAATGCTGAATCCCTTCATCTACAGCTTGAGGAACAGAGACATCAAGTCTTCCC
This window of the Desmodus rotundus isolate HL8 chromosome 9, HLdesRot8A.1, whole genome shotgun sequence genome carries:
- the LOC112308707 gene encoding olfactory receptor 1G1: MGWENLTSVSEFFLLGLSEQAEQQELLFGLFLSMYLITVAGNLLIILAVITDARLHTPMYFFLANLSLNDTGLVSTIVPNMLANIWIQNQVISYAGCLSQLYFFILFGTLEILLLAVMSYDRYVAICHPLHYTMVMSPGLCVPLVSASWIMSAFYSLLHTLLTNSLSFCAEQEIPHFFCDINPLLRLSCTDPFINELVIFSIGGLTVLVCLFCLIISYTYIFSTIQKIPSTQGKQKALSTCSSHLSVVSLFFGTSSCVYFSPPSTRSAPNGAIASVIYTAVTPMLNPFIYSLRNRDIKSSLRKLIWVRKIYSPRW